A single region of the Gammaproteobacteria bacterium genome encodes:
- a CDS encoding TonB-dependent receptor, with protein sequence MKRKTTLLASVMGAALIAISYDSAPAFAQELALEEIIVTARKREENLQDLPLTVTALTNDDIYERGVDNIIDLSDYTPGFYTENVGGRDSNPYFRGLVVNTAVKDRQNSSVFVDGFFVLGTAATFGFNNIERVEVLKGPQSALFGRATFGGAVNYITKTPGDELEIDADFDLGEHSRSDVALTVSGPLLGSDTLKAMVSVRSYSFGGEWKNTAMFEDNATIGDEKSRAISGKVVWEPAENLTVTLFASYAEDDDGAPPTTSLPDSLDNCLFYNSSIPLGYICGELPDDLDTVAQNNKRVEERFGEAVGQFQITRRYTAEVDFVTSNDWEFELRAGTNQQTDTTIQDASYSESFGLFNGLGGFNGLIFGSVGQLEANKAWSGYQDKSLQLKVTAPGSDKLSVFAGASYYEHDILAAQNLRLSRSRPYGQAGGSRHIENVSVFGSLTYSLTDRLALGLDVRWQKDDVLEGTATFFPQTQAEVPRLGSSKNLEAYRFDTASFKRTLPRFIVDYKPSEDVTLYGVVSQGNKPGYFNNRAVAESLGIDPAVKEETIWNYEVGAKTLWMDGRLLLNAAAYYLDWKNQQIRQTFLNVQGQASTIATNAGKTEVYGFELESSLAVSERWVLSGSVAFADPEYKFFVEETFAPQLGTDSDLAGNEPYRYPDWQLQVSANYNQSGVLNDWDFFARTDLNMTGERWSEIYNLSYLGWEYKWNLRGGIANENWRLTAYVNNILDDRTLAGSYRFRDLRRFARFDQTTGSFTFPYAQLANLSRGRHFGVNVSYSF encoded by the coding sequence GCGCGGCATTGATTGCCATTTCCTACGACTCCGCACCGGCTTTCGCCCAGGAACTCGCCCTCGAGGAGATCATCGTCACCGCCCGAAAACGGGAAGAAAACCTGCAGGACCTTCCATTGACGGTGACGGCTCTGACCAACGACGACATCTACGAGCGGGGTGTCGATAACATCATTGACCTATCCGACTATACGCCCGGCTTTTACACCGAGAACGTCGGCGGTCGCGATTCCAACCCGTATTTCCGCGGTCTGGTCGTGAACACTGCAGTGAAGGACCGTCAGAATTCTTCTGTCTTTGTGGACGGGTTCTTTGTCCTGGGAACGGCCGCCACCTTCGGCTTCAACAACATTGAACGGGTAGAAGTCCTCAAGGGGCCTCAATCGGCACTGTTTGGCCGCGCGACTTTCGGCGGAGCCGTGAACTACATTACGAAGACGCCGGGAGACGAACTCGAAATAGATGCCGACTTCGATCTGGGCGAGCACAGCCGCTCCGATGTCGCCCTGACCGTTTCCGGTCCGCTGCTGGGCTCGGACACATTGAAGGCCATGGTGAGCGTCCGCTCCTACAGTTTCGGCGGCGAGTGGAAGAATACCGCCATGTTTGAAGATAACGCCACGATCGGCGACGAAAAGTCCAGGGCTATCTCCGGCAAGGTGGTTTGGGAGCCCGCGGAAAATCTCACCGTGACGCTGTTCGCATCCTATGCGGAAGATGATGACGGCGCACCGCCAACAACCAGCCTGCCCGATTCTCTGGACAACTGTCTGTTCTACAACTCCTCCATCCCCCTGGGCTACATATGCGGGGAACTTCCGGACGATCTGGACACGGTCGCACAGAACAACAAGAGGGTCGAAGAGCGTTTCGGCGAGGCGGTCGGACAATTCCAGATTACGCGCCGCTATACGGCCGAAGTGGATTTCGTAACCAGCAATGACTGGGAATTCGAATTGCGGGCCGGCACCAATCAGCAGACGGACACTACCATTCAGGATGCCAGCTATTCCGAGAGCTTCGGCCTTTTCAATGGCCTTGGCGGTTTTAACGGCCTGATCTTCGGTTCGGTCGGCCAGCTCGAAGCAAACAAGGCCTGGTCCGGCTACCAGGACAAGAGCCTGCAGCTGAAGGTCACCGCTCCGGGATCCGACAAGCTGTCGGTCTTTGCGGGCGCCTCGTATTACGAGCATGACATCCTCGCCGCCCAGAACCTGCGGTTGTCACGGTCGCGTCCTTACGGCCAGGCTGGCGGCTCCCGCCATATCGAAAATGTCTCCGTTTTCGGTAGCCTGACCTATAGCCTGACGGACCGGCTCGCTCTGGGTCTGGATGTTCGCTGGCAGAAGGACGATGTGCTCGAGGGCACCGCAACGTTCTTCCCGCAGACGCAGGCCGAGGTTCCGCGTCTGGGTTCAAGCAAGAACTTGGAAGCGTACCGGTTCGACACAGCGAGTTTCAAGCGCACCCTGCCGCGTTTCATCGTGGACTACAAGCCGAGTGAAGACGTCACCCTGTACGGTGTCGTATCGCAGGGCAACAAACCCGGGTACTTCAACAACCGTGCGGTCGCGGAAAGCCTCGGCATAGATCCCGCCGTGAAGGAAGAGACCATCTGGAACTACGAGGTTGGAGCCAAGACACTGTGGATGGACGGCCGCCTGCTGCTCAATGCAGCCGCGTACTACCTGGACTGGAAAAACCAGCAGATCCGCCAGACGTTCCTGAACGTCCAGGGCCAGGCCTCGACCATTGCCACCAACGCGGGCAAGACCGAGGTTTACGGTTTCGAGCTGGAGTCCAGCCTTGCCGTATCGGAGCGATGGGTCCTGTCCGGTTCCGTTGCGTTCGCGGACCCCGAGTACAAGTTCTTTGTGGAGGAAACCTTCGCCCCGCAACTTGGCACGGACTCAGATCTTGCCGGCAACGAGCCCTACCGGTATCCCGACTGGCAGCTCCAAGTTTCCGCGAACTACAACCAATCGGGCGTGCTTAACGACTGGGATTTCTTCGCCCGGACCGATCTGAACATGACCGGGGAGCGCTGGTCGGAAATCTACAACCTCTCGTACCTCGGATGGGAATACAAGTGGAACCTGCGTGGGGGCATTGCGAACGAGAACTGGAGACTGACGGCCTACGTCAACAACATTCTCGATGACCGGACGCTGGCGGGCTCATACCGCTTCCGCGACCTCCGCCGCTTCGCGCGCTTCGATCAGACCACGGGTTCATTCACCTTCCCGTACGCCCAACTGGCCAATCTAAGCCGCGGACGTCACTTCGGCGTGAACGTCAGTTACAGCTTCTAG